The sequence below is a genomic window from Sulfurimonas sp..
CACATCATGTATAAGTTTTTTCAGCACTGCCATACGCATAAGTACACCGTTGCTTACTTGCTCTAGTACTTTACATCTCTTATCTTCAAGCATAGCATCGCTGATATCAATATTTCTGTGCACAGGTCCTGGATGAAGAAGTATAATATCTCTATCACCAACCAACTCCTCAGTTATACAAAAATCACTTGCATAATCTTTCAGTGATGCATAACTTTGAGAAGAGTGACGTTCAGTTTGGGTACGCAGACTCATAATAGCATCCACTTCATCTATGATTTCCGTTAAATAGTGAGTTGTTCTTAAAGTTGTTTTTGGTAAAAAATGTGGAGGTGCTACAAGAATAACTTCCATTCCAAAACGTCCAAGTAGTTCAATATTTGAATTAGCTACACGTGAGTTTTTAATATCTCCTACAATCGCTATTTTTTTACCCTCAAGATCTCCAAAATGATTTTTTAAAGTGTAAAGATCAAGTAGTGCCTGAGTCGGGTGTGCATGTGCACCATCCCCAGCATTTATTATAGAAGCTTTTGTATGGTTTGATAGGATCTTAGGTACACCTGAGTTCTGATGCCTTACTATAATAGCATCAGGCCCCATTGAATCCAAATTCATCGCAGTATCAACAAGTGTTTCACCTTTTTTAGTAGAACTTTTAGCAACATCTAAATGGACTATCTCAGCTCCTAAACGTTTTGCAGCTATCTCAAAAGAGCTTTTTGTACGTGTAGAGTTTTCAAAAAACAGTGTAATTATTATCTTATCTTGTAAAATTCTATGAAACTTCCCGTCTGAAAACTTCTTTGCATCTTCTAAAAGTTGTTCTATCTCTTCTTTTGTAAAATCATCTGTACGTGTTAAGTGTCGCATCTACTAAAACTGCCTCGTAAAAATTTTACAAATTATACAATACATCACAAATTTTGTCTATCTCATCAGATACTTTTAAAACCCTAAAGTCTGTTTTTTTAAAGTACGGTTCACTAACTTTCTTAAAACTATCATCTTCTTCTCTACAATTAAATGCAACTGTATGCTTTATATCCATCTCATCTAATAAACGTTTTGACAAGAGAGTATCGTTTATACAACCAAGTGAACAGTGAGTAACCAACAATGCATTTGCTTTATAATATTTGATTAGATCAGCTACCATATTATCTTCGTCAACTGGTACCAAAAGACCACCTGCACCTTCAAAGATCAAAACATCACATCGCTCTTCTAAGAGTTTGACTTTTTTATCTACCAACTCAAAATCAAATTTTTTTCCACCTGATGAAATATATGGAGCAGCAGGCAGTTCATAGGAAATTGGGACTATATCTTCAACATCTAAATCACTAAATTCACAGTTAAGATCTTTGACGCATTTTAAAAGATCATTTCCATCAAGATATTTACAATCAATTACTCCTGTTTCAACAGGTTTTATAACCCCAACTCTAAGTCCGCGGCTAGCTAATTCTTTTAATAATAGTTTTGTTGTGTAAGTTTTTCCGATATCTGTATTTGTTGCAGTAATAAATATTCTTTTACTCATAATTATCCCAAATTTGTTATAATCTTGCATTATTTAAAGGTTATTAAACAATGAACAATTTTGAAGAATATTGTACCCAATTTGTACAAAGCGTTGGAAACAAAGAAGGAGCAGTTAGTCCTGCTATAACGTCATCTGCTTCTTTTGCTTATGGAGATCCAGAAACTGCTGAGGGTATTTTTAATGCAAGCGTCAAAAAACCACTTTATTCACGTATGGGAAATCCAACAACTGCTAAATTAGAGAGTGTTATGGCTCAGATGGACGGTGGAATCGGCGCTGTAGCTACAAGTAGTGGAATGGGAGCTATAACTTTAGCTACTATGAGTTTGTTATCTTCTGGAGATGAGATCATATCCGTAGGTGGATTATTTGGCGGTACTTACTCTCTTTTTAATGAAACATTGACACGTTTTGGTATTACTACGCACTTTTTAGATGTTGATGACCTTGATGGGATCAAAACTAAAATAAATGAAAATACAAAAATAATTTTTTGTGAAAGTGTTGGGAATCCTAACATGAAACTTCCTGAGATTAAAAAAATAGCTGATATTGCAAACTCTGCAGGAGTAGTTTTAATAGTAGACAATACAATTACACCGATGAGTATAAAACCGCTTGAACTAGGTGCAGATATAGCTGTTTATTCAACAACAAAAATAATCTCCGGAAACTCATCTGCCCTTGGCGGGTGTGCTGTATTTCGTGCGATTAACGATGGTGATGATAAATTTAAAACTGCAAGGTATAAAGATCTACATAAATTCATAGATAAAATGGGAAAAATGGCTCTTATTCCAAATGCCAAAAAAAGAGCACTTAGAGATTTTGGAATGAGTGCGTCTGCACATGCAAGCTATCAAACTTTACTAGGGCTTGAAACTTTAGCTCTTAGAATGGACAGAGTAGTTAAAAGTGTAGAAATAGTTGCAAGTGCTTTAGACACTGCAGGGCTTAAAATCAACCATCCATCTCTAAAATCTAGTGACCAAAATGCAAAATATAAAGAGTTATTTAAAAATGGATGTGGGACACTTTTAACAATAGATATGTGTACTAAGGAAAAAGCATATGAGTTTTTAAATAAAACAAAACTTGCTACATTAACTGCAAATATAGGTGATAGCCGTACACTTGCACTTCATATGGCATCAACTATTTATAGTGATTTCAACCAAGAACAACGTGAGTTTTTAGGTATAACAGATGGTTTAATAAGAATATCTATAGGGTTAGAAAATCCACAAGACATAATAGATGATTTTATAAAGGCGGCTTTGTAATGGGAACACAAATTGAACATGAATTATCAGAGGAAGTTGAGATTAAATTTCCTAAAAAGTATAAAGTTTTAATACTAAATGATGATTATACATCTATGGAGTTTGTAATAGATATTTTAATGAGTGTATTTCACAAAACATTCGAACAAGCAGAAGCAATTATGCTGGATGTTCACAAAAAAGACAAAGGCATATGTGGTGTTTACACTTATGAAATAGCTGAAACAAAGGTATTAACTGTACATAAACGTGCGAAAGAGAGTGGTTTTCCACTTAAATGTATCATAGAGGAGGAATAAAATGATTAGTTCAAATCTAAATTCGGTTATAAAAAACTCTATAAATTTTGCTAAAGAATTAAGGCATGAATATCTAACAATTGAGCATCTTTTTTATGAAATATTAGGTTCTGATGAAGGGATGTATATAATTTTAGCATGTGGTGGTGACGTTGAGAAAATGCGTCAACTTCTAAAAACATATATCACGACAAATATTGATCCTCTTCCACAAAATGTTCAAATAGAGCCATATGAGAGTGCAGCACTATCACGTGTTGTTGACTCTATGATCAGACATATTCAAAGTGCAGGTCAAAACAGTGCCGATATAGGAGATATGATAGCTGCTCTATTTGAGGAAAAAAACACATTTACACATACATTACTAGATGAATACAATATCTCAAGACTTGATGTGTTAGAGATCATTTCACACTCAAACGTAAAAGAAGATATTAAAGAGGTCGAAGAAGGGTTTTTAGCAAAATATTCAATAGATCTTCTAGAAAAAGCGAGAGCTGGAAAAATAGATCCTGTGATCGGACGCAATAATGAGATTGAGCGCGTAACACAAATACTTTGCAGAAGAAAGAAAAACAATCCTATATTAGTTGGAGAAGCAGGTGTTGGTAAAACTGCAATTGCTGAAGGGCTTGCATTAAATATTGCTTCTGGGAAAGTTCCTGATATTATTAAAGATGCAGATCTTTATGCACTTGATCTAAGTGCTATGCTTGCAGGTACAAAATACAGAGGTGATTTTGAAAAACGTCTAAAAGGTGTTATGGATGAATTAAAATCAAATCCGAATGCAATTTTATTTATAGATGAGATTCATACTCTAATCGGTGCTGGTGCTACAAGCGGTACTATGGATGCTGCAAATCAATTAAAACCTGCTCTTGCATCTGGTGAATTAAGATGT
It includes:
- a CDS encoding aspartate carbamoyltransferase catalytic subunit, giving the protein MRHLTRTDDFTKEEIEQLLEDAKKFSDGKFHRILQDKIIITLFFENSTRTKSSFEIAAKRLGAEIVHLDVAKSSTKKGETLVDTAMNLDSMGPDAIIVRHQNSGVPKILSNHTKASIINAGDGAHAHPTQALLDLYTLKNHFGDLEGKKIAIVGDIKNSRVANSNIELLGRFGMEVILVAPPHFLPKTTLRTTHYLTEIIDEVDAIMSLRTQTERHSSQSYASLKDYASDFCITEELVGDRDIILLHPGPVHRNIDISDAMLEDKRCKVLEQVSNGVLMRMAVLKKLIHDVG
- the bioD gene encoding dethiobiotin synthase, which produces MSKRIFITATNTDIGKTYTTKLLLKELASRGLRVGVIKPVETGVIDCKYLDGNDLLKCVKDLNCEFSDLDVEDIVPISYELPAAPYISSGGKKFDFELVDKKVKLLEERCDVLIFEGAGGLLVPVDEDNMVADLIKYYKANALLVTHCSLGCINDTLLSKRLLDEMDIKHTVAFNCREEDDSFKKVSEPYFKKTDFRVLKVSDEIDKICDVLYNL
- a CDS encoding ATP-dependent Clp protease adaptor ClpS; the protein is MGTQIEHELSEEVEIKFPKKYKVLILNDDYTSMEFVIDILMSVFHKTFEQAEAIMLDVHKKDKGICGVYTYEIAETKVLTVHKRAKESGFPLKCIIEEE
- a CDS encoding aminotransferase class I/II-fold pyridoxal phosphate-dependent enzyme, whose protein sequence is MNNFEEYCTQFVQSVGNKEGAVSPAITSSASFAYGDPETAEGIFNASVKKPLYSRMGNPTTAKLESVMAQMDGGIGAVATSSGMGAITLATMSLLSSGDEIISVGGLFGGTYSLFNETLTRFGITTHFLDVDDLDGIKTKINENTKIIFCESVGNPNMKLPEIKKIADIANSAGVVLIVDNTITPMSIKPLELGADIAVYSTTKIISGNSSALGGCAVFRAINDGDDKFKTARYKDLHKFIDKMGKMALIPNAKKRALRDFGMSASAHASYQTLLGLETLALRMDRVVKSVEIVASALDTAGLKINHPSLKSSDQNAKYKELFKNGCGTLLTIDMCTKEKAYEFLNKTKLATLTANIGDSRTLALHMASTIYSDFNQEQREFLGITDGLIRISIGLENPQDIIDDFIKAAL